In Triticum aestivum cultivar Chinese Spring chromosome 5B, IWGSC CS RefSeq v2.1, whole genome shotgun sequence, the following proteins share a genomic window:
- the LOC123117487 gene encoding zinc finger protein ZAT12-like: MGAGMKRVRNEEVLSLALALTTDSSTSSMTSADSAVSPAKKARRPTRGAVVATSGEGEFVCKTCGRAFASFQALGGHRTSHLRGRHELELGAGISRAIRERRRRENKQHECSMCGMGFETGQALGGHMRRHREEMALRGRGDDDQWVWRGVALLQGQVVTGH, translated from the coding sequence ATGGGAGCGGGGATGAAGCGAGTGAGGAACGAAGAGGTATTGTCGCTGGCGCTGGCACTGACCACGGACTCATCGACGTCGTCCATGACTTCAGCTGACTCAGCCGTGTCACCGGCCAAGAAAGCACGGCGACCCACGAGGGGCGCCGTGGTGGCGACGTCGGGTGAGGGGGAGTTCGTGTGCAAGACGTGCGGCCGTGCCTTCGCCTCGTTCCAGGCGCTCGGCGGGCACCGGACGAGCCACCTTCGGGGCCGCCACGAGCTGGAGCTCGGCGCCGGCATCTCCAGGGCCATCAGAGAACGGAGAAGACGGGAGAACAAGCAGCACGAGTGCAGCATGTGCGGCATGGGGTTCGAGACGGGACAGGCGCTCGGGGGACACATGAGGCGTCACCGTGAGGAGATGGCACTGCGCGGCCGCGGCGACGACGACCAGTGGGTGTGGCGCGGCGTCGCGCTACTGCAGGGTCAGGTGGTGACGGGGCACTAG